One window of Papaver somniferum cultivar HN1 chromosome 9, ASM357369v1, whole genome shotgun sequence genomic DNA carries:
- the LOC113312069 gene encoding uncharacterized protein LOC113312069, which translates to MDENSLTGYGLILHVATSTTIQAGSRTIHASSSEEAEALTLLEAARWATSMDCKFFWIEGDCKGVIDFAQGQANTIQWRNQAIIYEAMRILKSCESFLGFTFNHRSVNKVADVLAKQARTQGTHKQQSGQMPSFIQPALDYDFKFLISNAMCAQTEDNNLLVGSRISVCTNEIRAANSSTSLL; encoded by the coding sequence ATGGATGAAAATAGTCTCACAGGATATGGACTGATTTTAcatgttgcaacaagtacaacTATCCAAGCTGGATCTAGGACCATCCATGCCTCCAGCTCCGAAGAGGCAGAAGCACTGACATTGCTTGAAGCAGCAAGGTGGGCGACAAGCATGGACTGCAAATTCTTCTGGATTGAAGGAGATTGCAAGGGTGTTATTGATTTTGCACAAGGTCAAGCAAATACAATTCAATGGAGAAATCAAGCAATAATCTATGAAGCAATGAGGATTTTAAAGTCATGTGAGTCTTTTTTGGGTTTTACTTTCAATCATAGGAGTGTTAACAAGGTTGCAGATGTCTTAGCGAAACAAGCAAGAACTCAAGGCACTCACAAACAACAATCGGGACAAATGCCATCTTTCATTCAACCTGCTTTAGATTATGACTTTAAGTTTTTAATTTCAAACGCAATGTGTGCACAAACTGAGGATAACAATCTGTTGGTAGGTTCTCGTATCTCAGTTTGCACTAACGAGATAAGAGCAGCCAACAGTTCTACTAGTCTCTTGTAA
- the LOC113310303 gene encoding threonine dehydratase biosynthetic, chloroplastic-like, whose amino-acid sequence MEALTFVPSHVPLQHSSSSSHSFNKSNLVVKKKKGHCHFSVISSSTTNRTVEVSEKSSTVSTSNENNPLKKSSLSSSSVPPLMKVSPESLQYESGFLGSIPSKQGIDELLGEDIPDSMSYLTNILSSKVYDVAIESPLQYAKKLSERIGVNVWLKREDLQPVFSFKLRGAYNMMAKLSEDQLARGVICSSAGNHAQGVALAAQRLGCDAVIVMPVTTPEIKWKSVKRLGAKVVLVGDSYDEAQAYAKQQGEQEGRTFIPPFDHPDVIMGQGTVGMEIVRQAEEPLHAIFVPVGGGGLIAGIAAYVKLVCPEVKIIGVEPSDANAMALSLHHGERIMLDQVGGFADGVAVKVVGEETFRLCRELIDGVVLVSRDAICASIKDMFEEKRSILEPAGALALAGAEAYCKYYGLKGENVVAVTSGANMNFDRLRLVTELADVGRKREAVLATYMLEEPGSFKQFCELIGPMNITEFKYRYDTSKNEALVLYSVGLHTVSELTAMVNRMESCQLRTINLTTNDLVKDHLRHLMGGRSNVQDELICRFVFPERPGALVKFLDTFSPRWNISLFHYRAQGETGANVLVGIQVPSSEMYEFRVCVDNLGYEYTDEMSNAAFRLLMQ is encoded by the exons ATGGAGGCACTTACATTTGTTCCATCACACGTGCCTCTGCaacattcatcatcatcatctcattCCTTCAACAAATCAAATttggtggtgaagaagaagaagggtcaTTGTCATTTTTCTGTGATTTCTTCCAGTACTACTAATAGAACTGTTGAGGTATCTGAGAAATCCTCAACTGTTAGTACTAGTAATGAAAACAACCCATTAAAGAAatcatctttatcttcttcttctgtgcCTCCATTGATGAAGGTATCACCAGAATCATTACAATATGAGAGTGGGTTTCTTGGGAGTATACCATCAAAACAAGGGATTGATGAGTTATTAGGAGAAGATATTCCAGATTCTATGAGTTATTTGACTAATATACTTTCATCTAAAGTTTATGATGTTGCTATTGAATCACCATTGCAATATGCTAAGAAACTGTCTGAAAGAATTGGTGTTAATGTCTGGCTTAAAAGAGAAGATCTTCAACCT GTGTTTTCATTTAAGCTTAGAGGAGCTTACAATATGATGGCAAAGCTCTCAGAGGATCAATTAGCTCGTGGTGTGATTTGTTCGTCTGCGGGGAATCATGCTCAAGGTGTTGCATTGGCTGCTCAAAGATTAGGTTGTGATGCTGTAATTGTCATGCCGGTGACAACACCGGAAATTAAG TGGAAATCTGTCAAGAGGTTAGGTGCCAAGGTTGTCCTTGTTGGTGATTCGTATGATGAAGCGCAAGCATACGCTAAACAACAAGGTGAACAAGAAGGGCGGACATTCATACCACCCTTTGATCATCCTGATGTTATTATGGGACAAGGGACAGTTGGGATGGAGATTGTGCGTCAAGCAGAAGAGCCACTGCATGCAATTTTTGTacctgttggtggtggtggcctAATTGCTGGAATTGCGGCTTATGTAAAGCTGGTTTGTCCGGAG GTTAAAATCATTGGGGTGGAACCCTCTGATGCAAATGCAATGGCTTTGTCTTTACACCATGGGGAGAGAATCATGCTGGACCAAGTTGGTGGTTTCGCAGACGGCGTAGCTGTAAAAGTTGTCGGAGAAGAAACATTCCGCTTATGCAGGGAGTTAATAGATGGAGTGGTTCTTGTTAGTCGTGATGCAATTTGTGCATCAATAAAG GATATGTTTGAGGAGAAAAGGAGTATTCTGGAACCTGCAGGAGCTCTTGCCCTAGCTGGAGCAGAAGCGTACTGCAAGTACTACGGCCTCAAGGGTGAAAACGTTGTGGCAGTAACCAGTGGGGCAAACATGAATTTTGATAGACTGCGATTGGTAACTGAACTTGCTGATGTTGGTAGGAAACGTGAGGCTGTCCTTGCAACTTATATGCTAGAGGAGCCTGGAAGCTTTAAACAATTTTGTGAACTG ATAGGCCCAATGAATATCACTGAATTCAAATACAGATACGATACCAGTAAAAACGAGGCTCTCGTTCTGTACAG TGTTGGTCTTCATACAGTTTCTGAGCTGACAGCAATGGTGAACCGGATGGAATCATGTCAACTTCGAACCATTAACCTCACAACTAATGACTTGGTGAAAGATCATCTACGACATCTG ATGGGTGGTAGATCAAATGTTCAAGATGAGCTAATTTGTCGATTTGTCTTCCCAGAGAGACCCGGTGCTCTGGTGAAATTTCTTGATACCTTCAGCCCACGTTGGAACATTAGTTTGTTCCATTACCGTGCACAG GGTGAGACTGGTGCCAATGTTTTGGTTGGCATTCAAGTTCCAAGTTCTGAGATGTATGAATTCCGGGTGTGTGTTGATAATCTTGGTTACGAGTACACAGATGAAATGAGCAATGCTGCATTTAGGCTTTTGATGCAGTGA